The window CTAGAAAGGCTGACATGAAATTGCATTTTCTTTGATGTCTTTATTAATTGTAAGTGCTATCAGATATAGCATAATTTATTGGCATGCCGCAAGAAAGAAAACCCTCTACTTTGGAGCTGTGAATTTATTTTCACTGTCAAATTATCTTTCAtcttttacaagaaaatgaatGAAGACAATGAAAACTGTTTTTCCCTGCAGATGGATTCTCTATGCCTTACCAGCAACAATGTGACCTAAATTACCCACCGGTAGAAATAGATGCTTCCTCAAGTGTTACCAACACCCTCCAGTTTGCACCGATAACGCCGCATCAGGTCAATAAGTTGGAGAACAACCAACTTCCTGCAACCTTGCAAACAAGAAATGAAAGCTCAAGTGgggcaaaagaaaatgaagcttCACCCACATCATTTGGAAATAAGGCACCTCAGCAACATAGTGATGAACTCTTACAAAGCATAGTAGACTCCTCTTCTGCTGCCATTTGTTCACCATACAAGGAAAATCAAGATTCTGAGAGTGGAAGGAATCCAGGCATTGATCTGAACAAAACACCCGAGCAGAAACCACCCAGACGAAGAAAACACAGGCCCAAGGTAATCAGGGAAGGCAAGCCCAAAAGGAGTCCAAAGCCTACTGCTCCAAAGAATACTAAGGAGACCCCAACAGGAAAGAGGAAGTATGTACGCAAAAATGTTCAAAAAGAATCAGCACCTGAATTGGCTGATGCTACAAGGGAGACGGCAAATCTTAATGGTGGAACTGCTGCAAAATCCTGTAGGAGAGCTTTGAATTTCGACTTGGAGAAGACCGTAGATGAAAGCCAGATCAAAGTAGTTGGTCAACAGGAGTTACAGCAAAGGAATGAAAGGACCTTTCGTTTGAGTTCAGACCCTCGAGCCACAGAATTGTGCCCTGGAACATACAGTGTGCCTGGAACAAAGTCAGCTGTGCAGATCGACCAATGGAAAACGGTAGGATACCAGCAACATGGGATGAGTAATCTAACCCCTTCCACTTGTCAATTACAAACTGACAGCGGACCACTGCAAAAAAAGCAAGCAGCTGCAGCCTGGCCCTCAATAGTTCCAGCAAAAGACCTGCCAATAGAAGATTCAGATGTGATTCGAAGATATGTAGATGGCGGATTCACTGATCCTTGCCAGAACAGCAGCAGAAATAGATGCACTCCCATATGGCAAATTCATGTGGAAGGAATAGACAAAAGAGTCTTTCAAGCAAAAGTTCATCATGAGAGAATTGAGAAAGAGATGTCTCAGAGTACTCCACAATCAGTTCCAAAGTCTCCATCCAATTCCAGTGCAATGAGAGGATCCAAGAGAGAACATTTTCGTACTATCGAGCAGACGAATTCCAAAATCCAAAATCCAGTGATTTCATCATTGTACCAACAGATCCAAGTGGATGAATGCCACAGAAATGTCCAGGTTCTGGGCGCAGGTCTTTCAGAAAcctgcaaaaagaagaaaatcgaGAGTGGACTCCATACAAACACCCGTGGAATGCCTTGTGTTACAGAAGTTGAAGGAGGTTGGGGAAATgttgaaacaaaaaagatgagTGATAACAATGCAAATGAATTTGCACCAACAGCAAACAATGAAATATTGAACTCTTACTTTGAAACTCGTATAATCACAGAGAGGAAAGGTGAGGTCAACAATTTTACCGCTGAGAGGTGCAATCACTCCATAACAGCCAAACAGTATTTGATGATGCAACATATTTCTTCCGGGCTGCATTCAAATGCAGAACGAACGGAAGAGACCAACAGATTAGCTTCAGCCCATGGCTTTCCCTCCCTAGCTGCAACTGAGGATTGTCACTTGCTCCGACCATCTCCTCCCAAACAAACTCCCGAATTGGAGAAACAGGTACAAACTTCCCATGTTCATACATTAGCAACTAAGCAGACTTTGGGATGTACACCATCAAGATTAGTTTCAGCTCGAAGAAATAAAGTGCTGAAAAACCAGGATGCCTCTCAAGATTATCAGAAATCCTCACCAAAACCACGAGGTACTTTCCATATCAGATAACTTTTAGAAAATGCAAACTCACAGAATATCTAGTATGTTATATTCACTATGTTGATAGCAATCAACTTGATGTAGGTCGTCCACCAGCAAAACGGATATATCCCATTACCATAGATGAGATCATATATCGATTGACGAGTCTCAATCTCAATGCGGGTAGCAATGAATTAGTAAGGGATGAGAAAAATGCACTTGTTCTTTATAAAGGAGATGGTACACTTGTTCCATATGCAAGGTTTGAGtttttgaaaaaacgaaaaccACGGCCTAAGGTAGACCTTGACCCAGAAACAAATAGAATATGGAATCTTTTGATGGGTAAGGAAGGGAACAAAGACTTTGAAGGAACTGATGCAGAAAAGGAGAAGTGGTGGGAAGAGGAAAGGAAAGTTTTTCGTGGTCGAACTGATTCATTTATTGCAAGAATGCACCTTATCCAAGGTATAGTCACTTACAGTTTTAGCCTCTCCTCACATTCAGATCATTATTAAGTATTCTGTTACTCATATCTTTCTGATCAAGATACTTGGATCTACATTTATGGCATgctcttaaaattatttaatttgacaGCTAACAAATTAGAATCAAACCAGAGAAAGGGATAAAGAGAGAAGTATACACAAACACAGTATTAAAGAACTAATGGGTCATTATTGACACAAGTTCAGAGAGAtcaatatgaagaaaaatataataccGCGGGACAATTGAAATTGAAACAAGCCATCAGTCAATTGCATGACATGCTAGTCTTAGTCTTTTAGCACTATTTTTCTGGATAAAATAACATACCCAATGACAAGTCTGCAAGCTGACAAATATTTGTAGGTGTTACGTAGAATATGCAAACAGAAAATCAGTGAAGAAAAGTATACATAAGATGCAAACAGAAAATCAATGAAGAAAAGTATACATTGCATGGAAAATCAACTAGTTGCATACAAAGTTAATCAACTTGTTCCATATTAACTATACGTACAAATTACACTCTTCTCAGGTGATAGACGCTTCTCAAGGTGGAAAGGATCTGTTGTTGACTCGGTGATAGGAGTCTTCCTTACCCAAAATGTCTCAGACCATCTTTCAAGgtaattcatcatttttcacaGAATTCTATGCCCACATTGAACATGAGTAAAAACTTGAAGTTCAAAGAAtaatatttgtcattttttatttctttgcagCTCTGCCTTCATGTCTTTGGCAGCACGATTTCCTCTCAAGTCAACAAGCAACTGCAATGCATGTGACAACACTGGGACGAGCATACTGTTCAAAGAGTCAGAAGTCAGCATAGTAAGTCAGAATGACACCATCGGATGGCATGGAAAGGGTTCAAGCCAGCCCATCTTCAATATTAGCTCCATGGCACCCCTTGGATCAGCAGAGCATCAGAGGGACAGTGAAACTACAGGAACAGAAAGGATCATGGTGCAGGGACACAGCCTGAGTATAGAGGAAGAAGTCATATCATCACAAGAATCTTTTGATTCTTTAATCATTCAAGGGACTGGAAGACCGAGATCGAGCTCAGGCTCCAATTCAGAAGAGGAAGATCTTATAACCAGCTGCAGACCTATTGAGGCTCACTTTACAACTTTAACAAATCTTCTACAGATGGAGAAAACCACATTCCAGGAATTTTACAGccaaaataattcaattatgaATGAGGGATCCAGGCATGTGCACAAGCAATCTGAATATATTGCTCATGCCCACAAAAAGTCAAGATTAGATAGAGCAGATGGTGTCAATGGTCCTGCATTTAGTTATCCAATCAATCCTGACAATCCACAAAGCCAAGTACGAGTGGCTCCTTCAAGTGACTACCATTTGCATGTGACCCCAGACTCTACAGTACCTGAAGTAGAGAATTTTGAAGCGTTAAGTGACGAAAGCATATCCCCTTTGTCTTCAATTGATTTTGGATTCACCAAGACAAAAGATGCAAATAGCAAGGGCTTCAGGACCAAAAGATGGGAAGGAAGTGAAGGTAAAAGCACTGTACAGCAGAATGGACTACTGCACCCTCAAGAAACACCAAGAATGGGGCCACATGTACCATCAAGCAACCACTCACTACACCAGGAAATCATTTCTCAACCAGAACCACACATTGTGTATAATCAACCATCCTACCGCAATCATCAACAGGATGTGACCAAATCCCTCCAACTGCAAAGCCCATATATTGCAGAACCTGCTGAAGCACTGGCTAACAGAGAGAATGATGCTATGCAGCAAACATCAAGTGCACCTATACTTGCAGAAAATTTTGGAGAGAGAATCTCAGCAGAAAATGAGCAAATACGCTTGGAAAATagatttctcaatccaaattcaaataagCAAGTCGATACCTCTGATCAGGCAAATAGCAAGACAActtcaaaaatctcaaaaccgagaaaaggaaagacagagagagataaGAATAGTGCAGTTGACTGGGATAGTTTAAGAAAGCAAGTGCAGGCCAGTGGTTTGAATGGAGAAAAAAGCAAAGATGCACAGGACTCGCTTGACTATGAAGCAGTAAGACTTGCACATGTTGATGAGATTTCTAATGCCATAAGAGAACGGGGGATGAATAACATGCTAGCAGAACGAATCAAGGTATATTTACTAGACTACAAAAGCCTTCACATTTGCAACTACTACCTTCAAATGGCTCCACAAATGAATCGTCATTCAACACAAAAAGTATTCTTCaccaaattctttttatataaaaataacatagaaAAGTGGCCATGGTTTCATAATGTTACAGGAATTTCTGAACCGTCTGGTTAGAGATCATGGAAGCATCGATCTGGAATGGTTAAGAAATGTTCCCCCTGATAAAGCAAAGTAAGCA is drawn from Juglans regia cultivar Chandler chromosome 5, Walnut 2.0, whole genome shotgun sequence and contains these coding sequences:
- the LOC109009372 gene encoding transcriptional activator DEMETER-like → MMNFRGGVSIPQDKEFQIMDSWMPVTPEKPVPTRSNPIPVDCHGNQLGRGNWQELNGFSNGYAEEMPNCNGLRLNSNPIGQMVQNGGFNGYDEGGLAERNRTMINHIAGSYTQTFHNNDSSGWKRDPLAKLLLMQNAAFIASANRNPNRSLSMAANRPLIPNSHSHSQSQSQSQSHPQVDCNQKGSILGNMWFENQNHLSGSNPLSNLANGTLFQDIHSEVDNNQRDSDFASLFYANQNHFSGSNSLNDSDITSQISKHGFSMPYQQQCDLNYPPVEIDASSSVTNTLQFAPITPHQVNKLENNQLPATLQTRNESSSGAKENEASPTSFGNKAPQQHSDELLQSIVDSSSAAICSPYKENQDSESGRNPGIDLNKTPEQKPPRRRKHRPKVIREGKPKRSPKPTAPKNTKETPTGKRKYVRKNVQKESAPELADATRETANLNGGTAAKSCRRALNFDLEKTVDESQIKVVGQQELQQRNERTFRLSSDPRATELCPGTYSVPGTKSAVQIDQWKTVGYQQHGMSNLTPSTCQLQTDSGPLQKKQAAAAWPSIVPAKDLPIEDSDVIRRYVDGGFTDPCQNSSRNRCTPIWQIHVEGIDKRVFQAKVHHERIEKEMSQSTPQSVPKSPSNSSAMRGSKREHFRTIEQTNSKIQNPVISSLYQQIQVDECHRNVQVLGAGLSETCKKKKIESGLHTNTRGMPCVTEVEGGWGNVETKKMSDNNANEFAPTANNEILNSYFETRIITERKGEVNNFTAERCNHSITAKQYLMMQHISSGLHSNAERTEETNRLASAHGFPSLAATEDCHLLRPSPPKQTPELEKQVQTSHVHTLATKQTLGCTPSRLVSARRNKVLKNQDASQDYQKSSPKPRGRPPAKRIYPITIDEIIYRLTSLNLNAGSNELVRDEKNALVLYKGDGTLVPYARFEFLKKRKPRPKVDLDPETNRIWNLLMGKEGNKDFEGTDAEKEKWWEEERKVFRGRTDSFIARMHLIQGDRRFSRWKGSVVDSVIGVFLTQNVSDHLSSSAFMSLAARFPLKSTSNCNACDNTGTSILFKESEVSIVSQNDTIGWHGKGSSQPIFNISSMAPLGSAEHQRDSETTGTERIMVQGHSLSIEEEVISSQESFDSLIIQGTGRPRSSSGSNSEEEDLITSCRPIEAHFTTLTNLLQMEKTTFQEFYSQNNSIMNEGSRHVHKQSEYIAHAHKKSRLDRADGVNGPAFSYPINPDNPQSQVRVAPSSDYHLHVTPDSTVPEVENFEALSDESISPLSSIDFGFTKTKDANSKGFRTKRWEGSEGKSTVQQNGLLHPQETPRMGPHVPSSNHSLHQEIISQPEPHIVYNQPSYRNHQQDVTKSLQLQSPYIAEPAEALANRENDAMQQTSSAPILAENFGERISAENEQIRLENRFLNPNSNKQVDTSDQANSKTTSKISKPRKGKTERDKNSAVDWDSLRKQVQASGLNGEKSKDAQDSLDYEAVRLAHVDEISNAIRERGMNNMLAERIKEFLNRLVRDHGSIDLEWLRNVPPDKAKDYLLSVRGLGLKSVECVRLLTLHHLAFPVDTNVGRIAVRLGWVPLQPLPESLQLHLLELYPVLESIQKYLWPRLCKLDQRTLYELHYQLITFGKVFCTKSKPNCNACPMRGECRHFASAFASARLALPGPEDKSIVSSTVPIAHEVNPAVVINPMPLPPPENNSLKETAYISRKCEPIIEEPATPEHECTEISESDIEDSLYEDPDEIPIIKLNIEEFTMNLQNYMQEKMELQEADMSKALVALKPEAASIPTPKLKNVSRLRTEHQVYELPDSHPLLEGMDSRETDDPSPYLLAIWTPGETANSIQPPETSCGSQEANKLCNEKTCYSCSSVREANAQTVRGTLLIPCRTAMRGSFPLNGTYFQVNEVFADHESSLNPIDVPRSWIWNLRRRTVYFGTSVSTIFKGLSTEGIQFCFWRGFVCVRGFDQKTRAPRPLMARLHFPASKLVKSKSKSKSENKR